From one Pararge aegeria chromosome 21, ilParAegt1.1, whole genome shotgun sequence genomic stretch:
- the LOC120633206 gene encoding dynein light chain Tctex-type 5-like isoform X2, with protein MSQEYRRRISSRKISVLINNRRGSNKQKMVRTYQPTYRLNSRKRFNIEDVEKTLQNIVKSELEEVEYSDKTAAELCLSLTENIRSAIKEENYDRYRIIVAVSIGQRRQQSVHVFHSFLWDHERDGYASYNFENCHLFANVVVYGIYFD; from the exons ATGTCGCAAGAATATCGAAGGCGAATATCTTCGCGTAAAATAAGCGTGCTCATTAACAATCGTCGTGGAAGTAACAAACAGAAAATG GTGCGAACTTATCAACCCACCTATCGATTAAATTCAAGAAAACGTTTCAATATCGAAGACGTTGAGAAAACACTCCAGAATATCGTCAAATCAGAATTAGAAGAGGTGGAATACAGTGATAAAACCGCTGCAGAACTGTGCCTTAGTTTGACAGAAAATATTAGGTCAGctataaaagaagaaaattatGACAG GTATAGAATAATTGTAGCCGTCAGTATAGGCCAGCGCAGGCAGCAGAGTGTTCATGTTTTCCACTCGTTCTTGTGGGACCACGAACGCGACGGCTATGCGTCGTACAACTTTGAAAATTGCCACCTTTTTGCTAATGTCGTTGTGTATGGAATCTACTTTGattaa
- the LOC120633206 gene encoding dynein light chain Tctex-type 5-like isoform X1 has protein sequence MSQEYRRRISSRKISVLINNRRGSNKQKMQVRTYQPTYRLNSRKRFNIEDVEKTLQNIVKSELEEVEYSDKTAAELCLSLTENIRSAIKEENYDRYRIIVAVSIGQRRQQSVHVFHSFLWDHERDGYASYNFENCHLFANVVVYGIYFD, from the exons ATGTCGCAAGAATATCGAAGGCGAATATCTTCGCGTAAAATAAGCGTGCTCATTAACAATCGTCGTGGAAGTAACAAACAGAAAATG CAGGTGCGAACTTATCAACCCACCTATCGATTAAATTCAAGAAAACGTTTCAATATCGAAGACGTTGAGAAAACACTCCAGAATATCGTCAAATCAGAATTAGAAGAGGTGGAATACAGTGATAAAACCGCTGCAGAACTGTGCCTTAGTTTGACAGAAAATATTAGGTCAGctataaaagaagaaaattatGACAG GTATAGAATAATTGTAGCCGTCAGTATAGGCCAGCGCAGGCAGCAGAGTGTTCATGTTTTCCACTCGTTCTTGTGGGACCACGAACGCGACGGCTATGCGTCGTACAACTTTGAAAATTGCCACCTTTTTGCTAATGTCGTTGTGTATGGAATCTACTTTGattaa